In the genome of Streptomyces sp. V2I9, one region contains:
- a CDS encoding pyridoxal phosphate-dependent aminotransferase, which produces MQVIQSTKLANVCYEIRGPVLEEAMRLEAAGQRILKLNTGNPAAFGFECPPEILEDILRNVAGAHGYGDAKGLLSARRAVTQHYQTKGIDLDVEDVYLGNGVSELIQMSMQALLNDGDEVLVPAPDYPLWTASVSLAGGTAVHYRCDERSDWMPDLADIERKITDRTKALVIINPNNPTGAVYDDEMLRGLTEIARRHNLIVCSDEIYDRILYDGATHTPTAALAPDLMVLTFNGLSKNYRVAGYRSGWMAVCGPKAHATSYIEGLTILANMRLCANMPSQHAVATALGGRQSIEDLVLPGGRILEQRDTAYELLTSIPGVTCVKPKGALYLFPRLDPAVYKIKDDRQMVLDLLRAEKIMVVQGTGFNWPEPDHFRIVTLPTVEDLTDAVTRIGNFLDGYGQP; this is translated from the coding sequence ATGCAGGTCATCCAGTCCACGAAGCTCGCCAATGTCTGTTACGAGATCCGGGGTCCCGTGCTGGAGGAGGCGATGCGGCTGGAAGCGGCCGGTCAGCGCATCCTCAAGCTGAACACGGGCAATCCCGCCGCGTTCGGGTTCGAGTGCCCGCCGGAGATCCTGGAAGACATCCTGCGCAACGTGGCGGGCGCGCACGGCTACGGCGACGCGAAGGGCCTGCTGTCGGCGCGCCGCGCGGTGACGCAGCACTACCAGACCAAGGGGATCGACCTCGACGTCGAGGACGTCTACCTCGGCAACGGCGTCTCCGAGCTGATCCAGATGTCGATGCAGGCCCTGCTGAACGACGGCGACGAAGTGCTCGTACCCGCCCCCGACTATCCGCTGTGGACCGCCTCGGTCTCGCTGGCGGGCGGGACGGCCGTGCACTACCGGTGCGACGAGCGGTCCGACTGGATGCCGGACCTCGCGGACATCGAGCGGAAGATCACCGACCGCACCAAGGCCCTGGTGATCATCAACCCGAACAATCCGACCGGCGCGGTGTACGACGACGAGATGCTGCGCGGTCTCACCGAGATCGCCCGCCGGCACAACCTGATCGTCTGCTCCGACGAGATCTACGACCGCATCCTCTACGACGGCGCGACCCACACCCCGACGGCGGCGCTCGCCCCGGACCTCATGGTGCTGACGTTCAACGGGCTCTCCAAGAACTACCGGGTGGCCGGCTACCGCTCCGGCTGGATGGCCGTCTGCGGTCCCAAGGCGCACGCCACCTCGTACATCGAGGGTCTGACGATCCTGGCCAACATGCGGCTGTGCGCGAACATGCCCTCGCAGCACGCGGTGGCCACCGCGCTCGGCGGGCGGCAGTCGATCGAGGACCTGGTGCTGCCGGGCGGCCGGATCCTGGAGCAGCGGGACACGGCGTACGAGCTGCTGACCTCGATCCCCGGCGTGACCTGCGTGAAGCCGAAGGGGGCGCTGTACCTCTTCCCCCGGCTCGACCCGGCGGTCTACAAGATCAAGGACGACCGGCAGATGGTGCTGGACCTGCTGCGGGCCGAGAAGATCATGGTCGTGCAGGGCACCGGCTTCAACTGGCCGGAGCCCGATCACTTCCGGATCGTCACGCTGCCGACGGTCGAGGATCTGACGGACGCCGTGACCAGGATCGGGAACTTCCTGGACGGCTACGGACAGCCGTAG
- a CDS encoding arylamine N-acetyltransferase: protein MTLDLDAYFARIGWTGEPRPTLEVLRSVHRAHLLGIPFENLEPVLGSAPSLALDDLEAKLVRGGRGGYCYEQNTLLSAVLRQIGFTVTPLAARVVLGAAPGDVRPRTHMLMRVDVAGEPHPYLADVGFGAVGSLLEPIELVEGAELFDAPRHHRLVHAPHDGPLPLWELQLEKGGAWEPQYTFTLEPWEQPDYEVINWFIATHPRSPFRQAVYAQRTRAGSHLALSGADLVETADDGTVTERMLKDGDEVLRVLADDFGLRLPEGARLPE, encoded by the coding sequence ATGACACTCGATCTCGACGCCTACTTCGCCCGCATCGGCTGGACCGGGGAGCCCCGTCCCACGCTGGAGGTGCTGCGGTCCGTGCACCGCGCCCATCTGCTCGGCATCCCGTTCGAGAACCTGGAACCCGTCCTCGGCTCCGCGCCGTCGCTGGCCCTCGACGACCTGGAGGCGAAACTCGTACGCGGGGGGCGCGGCGGGTACTGCTACGAGCAGAACACCCTCCTCTCCGCGGTGCTGCGGCAGATCGGCTTCACCGTGACGCCGCTGGCCGCTCGCGTGGTGCTGGGCGCCGCGCCGGGCGACGTCCGGCCGCGTACGCACATGCTCATGCGGGTCGACGTGGCCGGGGAGCCGCACCCGTACCTGGCGGACGTCGGCTTCGGCGCGGTCGGCTCGCTGCTGGAGCCGATCGAGCTGGTGGAGGGCGCCGAACTCTTCGACGCGCCGCGCCACCACCGCCTCGTCCACGCGCCGCACGACGGCCCGCTGCCGCTGTGGGAGCTCCAGCTGGAGAAGGGCGGGGCGTGGGAGCCGCAGTACACGTTCACCCTGGAGCCGTGGGAACAGCCGGACTACGAGGTGATCAACTGGTTCATCGCGACGCACCCGCGCTCCCCGTTCCGGCAGGCGGTGTACGCGCAGCGCACCCGCGCCGGCAGCCACCTCGCGCTGTCCGGGGCCGACCTGGTGGAGACGGCCGACGACGGCACGGTCACGGAACGGATGCTGAAGGACGGCGACGAGGTGCTCCGGGTCCTGGCGGACGACTTCGGCCTCCGCCTCCCGGAGGGCGCCCGCCTGCCGGAGTGA
- a CDS encoding NAD(P)-dependent oxidoreductase has product MPDHTVASSAPAPLTLLGLGAMGAALARTWLAAGHPLTVWNRSPGRTAELAAAGARVASTAAEAVAASPLVVTCLLDDASVREALADADLTGKDLVDLTTSTPAESRARAAWANERGARFLDGGIMAVPPMIGAPEAGGYVFYSGSPEVFDAHRAVLAVPAATRYVGADPGLAALQDVALLSAMTAMFAGARHAAALVADAEIDRKAFGVLVADWLVAMAPATAAYAGGPAPEDPTSAAVAEAGDAALLRTAREQGVDTALLIASAGAVEGM; this is encoded by the coding sequence ATGCCTGATCACACCGTCGCTTCCTCCGCTCCCGCCCCTCTCACCCTGCTCGGCCTCGGCGCGATGGGCGCCGCGCTCGCCCGTACCTGGCTCGCCGCCGGGCACCCCCTGACCGTCTGGAACCGCAGCCCCGGCCGTACCGCCGAACTCGCCGCCGCGGGCGCGCGGGTGGCCTCCACCGCCGCGGAGGCGGTGGCCGCGAGCCCGCTCGTCGTCACCTGCCTCCTGGACGACGCCTCGGTCCGGGAGGCCCTGGCCGACGCCGACCTCACGGGCAAGGACCTCGTCGACCTCACCACCTCCACCCCGGCCGAGTCGCGCGCCCGCGCGGCCTGGGCGAACGAGCGCGGCGCGCGCTTCCTGGACGGCGGCATCATGGCCGTGCCGCCGATGATCGGGGCGCCGGAGGCCGGCGGTTACGTCTTCTACAGCGGCTCCCCCGAGGTCTTCGACGCCCACCGCGCGGTCCTGGCCGTGCCCGCTGCCACCCGGTACGTCGGTGCCGATCCGGGTCTCGCCGCGCTCCAGGACGTGGCGCTGCTCAGCGCGATGACCGCCATGTTCGCCGGGGCCCGGCACGCGGCGGCGCTGGTGGCGGACGCGGAGATCGACCGGAAGGCGTTCGGCGTGCTGGTGGCGGACTGGCTCGTGGCGATGGCCCCGGCGACGGCGGCGTACGCGGGCGGCCCGGCGCCCGAGGACCCCACCAGCGCGGCCGTGGCGGAGGCCGGTGACGCGGCGCTGCTCCGTACGGCCCGCGAGCAGGGCGTGGACACGGCGCTGCTGATCGCGTCGGCGGGGGCGGTGGAGGGCATGTAG
- a CDS encoding helix-turn-helix domain-containing protein, with the protein MRIVRRPGAFVCGIDAAMDVIGGKWKVLILWALNERVCRFGELRRAVPGVTEKVLSSHLRELEDDGIVHREVYAEVPPRVEYSLTPLGLSLNAALEPLGRWGRDHIYRGADSTVTEPPAEPVAEPVVGLGYGRA; encoded by the coding sequence ATGCGGATCGTACGGCGGCCGGGGGCCTTCGTCTGCGGGATCGACGCGGCGATGGACGTGATCGGCGGCAAGTGGAAGGTGCTCATCTTGTGGGCGCTCAACGAGCGGGTCTGCCGCTTCGGCGAGCTGCGCCGGGCCGTGCCCGGCGTGACGGAGAAGGTGCTCAGCTCCCACCTCAGGGAGTTGGAGGACGACGGCATCGTGCACCGGGAGGTGTACGCCGAGGTGCCGCCGCGCGTGGAGTATTCGCTCACCCCGCTGGGCCTCTCGCTGAACGCGGCGCTGGAGCCGTTGGGGCGGTGGGGGCGTGACCACATCTACCGGGGCGCGGACTCCACCGTGACGGAGCCGCCCGCCGAGCCGGTCGCCGAGCCGGTGGTGGGCCTGGGGTACGGCCGGGCGTAG
- a CDS encoding amidohydrolase family protein: protein MDLVLRGALVVDGTGGPSYRADVALDGGRLAEVHAEGSPGPRPTAARTVDADGLALAPGFIDMHAHSDLALLRDPDHSAKAAQGVTLEVLGQDGLSYAPVDDRTLAEVRRSISGWNGDGSDIDFDWRTVGGYLDRLDRNFGGQGIAVNAAYLIPQGTVRMYALGWEDRPATDAELTRMRELVDQGMREGAVGMSSGLTYTPGMYADDAELTELCRVVAHHGGYYCPHHRSYGAGALEAYAEMVRLTRRAGCALHLAHATMNFGVNRGRAPDLLALLDDALAAGSDISLDTYPYTPGCTTLVAMLPSWASEGGPESVLARLGEPSSAEKIRHHLEVRGSDGCHGVPIAWDTIEISGVGAPHLAAYVGRTVAESAALRGEEPWVTARRLLSEDRLGTTILQHVGHEENVRQIMRHPAHTGGSDGILRGDKPHPRAYGTFPHYLGRYARELGILSLEECVAHLTSRPAARLRLADRGLVREGYRADLVLFDPETVAAGSTFEEPRTLPVGIPHVLIDGRFVIEDGKRTSVLAGRAIRGAGAARAGSGAV, encoded by the coding sequence ATGGACCTCGTCCTGCGTGGCGCGCTCGTCGTCGACGGCACCGGGGGCCCCTCCTACCGCGCCGATGTGGCCCTCGACGGCGGACGTCTGGCCGAGGTCCACGCCGAGGGCTCCCCCGGCCCCCGCCCCACCGCCGCCCGGACCGTGGACGCGGACGGCCTCGCGCTCGCCCCCGGCTTCATCGACATGCACGCCCACAGCGATCTGGCACTGCTGCGCGACCCGGACCACAGCGCGAAGGCGGCGCAGGGCGTCACGCTCGAAGTCCTGGGCCAGGACGGGCTGTCGTACGCCCCGGTGGACGACCGCACGCTCGCCGAGGTCCGCCGCTCCATCTCCGGCTGGAACGGCGACGGCTCCGACATCGACTTCGACTGGCGTACGGTCGGCGGCTATCTGGACCGGCTCGACCGGAACTTCGGCGGCCAGGGCATCGCGGTCAACGCCGCCTATCTGATCCCGCAGGGCACGGTCCGGATGTACGCGCTCGGCTGGGAGGACCGGCCCGCCACCGACGCCGAACTGACCCGGATGCGGGAGCTGGTGGACCAGGGTATGCGCGAGGGCGCGGTCGGCATGTCCTCGGGCCTGACCTACACGCCGGGCATGTACGCGGACGACGCCGAACTCACCGAGTTGTGCCGGGTGGTGGCCCACCACGGCGGCTACTACTGCCCGCACCACCGCAGTTACGGGGCGGGGGCGCTGGAGGCGTACGCGGAGATGGTGCGGCTGACCCGGCGGGCCGGCTGCGCGCTCCATCTCGCCCACGCCACCATGAACTTCGGCGTGAACAGGGGCCGGGCGCCGGACCTCCTCGCGCTGCTCGACGACGCACTGGCGGCCGGGTCCGACATCTCGCTCGACACCTACCCGTACACGCCGGGCTGCACCACGCTGGTGGCCATGCTGCCGAGCTGGGCGAGCGAGGGCGGACCCGAATCGGTCCTGGCCCGGCTCGGGGAGCCTTCGAGCGCGGAGAAGATCCGGCACCACCTGGAGGTCCGGGGCTCGGACGGCTGCCACGGGGTGCCGATCGCGTGGGACACCATCGAGATCTCCGGCGTCGGCGCGCCCCATCTGGCCGCGTACGTGGGCCGTACGGTGGCCGAGTCGGCGGCGCTGCGGGGCGAGGAGCCATGGGTGACCGCGCGGCGGCTGCTGAGCGAGGACCGGCTCGGGACGACGATCCTCCAGCACGTGGGCCACGAGGAGAACGTCCGGCAGATCATGCGCCACCCCGCGCACACCGGCGGCAGCGACGGCATCCTCCGGGGCGACAAGCCGCACCCGCGCGCGTACGGCACGTTCCCGCACTATCTGGGCCGGTACGCACGGGAGTTGGGCATCCTCTCGCTGGAGGAGTGCGTGGCCCACCTGACCTCGCGCCCGGCCGCCCGGCTGCGGCTCGCGGACCGGGGGCTGGTGCGCGAGGGGTACCGCGCGGACCTGGTGCTGTTCGACCCGGAGACGGTGGCGGCGGGCTCCACGTTCGAGGAGCCGCGCACGCTGCCGGTGGGCATTCCGCACGTCCTGATCGACGGCCGCTTCGTCATCGAGGACGGGAAGCGGACATCGGTACTGGCGGGCCGGGCGATCCGGGGAGCGGGCGCGGCGAGGGCCGGGTCCGGGGCCGTCTGA
- a CDS encoding alanine racemase produces MAAERPTGHTPAPSPASLAAGLADERLDHRFKALPPDAEGLTVGTLAAERRNLFTGGFTTPVLALSAESVAHNLDLLETYAERHGLAFAPHGKTSMSPQLFAEQLGRGAWGITAAVPHQARVYRAYGIGRIFLANELVDAVALRWLAGEMAADPSFRFVCYVDSVRGVELMEAALGAAGATRPVDVVVELGAGEGARTGVRTETDCAAVADAVAAAGSLRLVGVAGYEGEVPEADPDRVRAWLRRLVALAAGFDADGRFAGAEEIVISAGGSAWFDAVADVFAEIPELSLPVCKLLRSGAYVSHDDGHYKHLTPFNRVPEEGALEPAFRLWAQVVSRPSGEQAFLNAGKRDAAYDLHLPEAQVIRSGRDGSVRPAAGVTVTGLSDQHTWVRTEEGAELEVGDWVGMGLSHPCTSFDKWQLIPRVEADGTVTDYIRTFF; encoded by the coding sequence TTGGCAGCCGAACGCCCCACCGGCCACACCCCCGCCCCCTCCCCCGCCTCCCTGGCGGCCGGCCTGGCCGACGAACGGCTCGACCACCGCTTCAAGGCGCTGCCCCCGGACGCCGAGGGCCTGACCGTCGGCACCCTGGCGGCCGAGCGGCGCAACCTCTTCACCGGCGGGTTCACCACCCCCGTGCTCGCGCTCTCCGCCGAGTCGGTCGCACACAACCTCGACCTGCTGGAGACGTACGCCGAGCGCCACGGCCTCGCGTTCGCCCCGCACGGCAAGACGTCCATGTCCCCGCAGCTCTTCGCCGAGCAGCTCGGACGCGGCGCGTGGGGCATCACGGCCGCCGTGCCGCACCAGGCGCGGGTCTACCGGGCGTACGGCATCGGGCGGATCTTCCTCGCCAACGAGCTGGTCGACGCGGTGGCCCTGCGCTGGCTGGCCGGCGAGATGGCGGCCGACCCGTCGTTCCGCTTCGTCTGCTACGTCGACTCCGTGCGCGGCGTCGAGCTGATGGAGGCGGCCCTGGGCGCGGCGGGCGCCACCCGCCCGGTCGACGTGGTCGTGGAGCTGGGCGCGGGCGAGGGGGCGCGCACCGGGGTCCGCACCGAGACCGACTGCGCGGCGGTGGCCGACGCGGTGGCGGCGGCCGGATCGCTGCGGCTGGTGGGCGTCGCCGGGTACGAGGGCGAGGTGCCGGAGGCCGATCCCGACCGGGTACGGGCATGGCTGCGCCGCCTCGTCGCGCTGGCGGCCGGGTTCGACGCGGACGGGCGGTTCGCCGGGGCCGAGGAGATCGTGATCAGCGCGGGCGGCAGCGCCTGGTTCGACGCGGTCGCGGACGTCTTCGCGGAGATCCCCGAACTGAGCCTGCCTGTATGCAAGTTGCTGCGTTCCGGAGCGTACGTCTCGCACGACGACGGGCACTACAAGCACCTCACCCCGTTCAACCGGGTCCCGGAGGAGGGTGCGCTGGAGCCCGCCTTCCGCCTCTGGGCGCAGGTCGTCTCGCGCCCCTCCGGCGAGCAGGCGTTCCTGAACGCGGGCAAGCGCGACGCGGCGTACGACCTGCATCTGCCCGAGGCGCAGGTGATCCGCTCCGGCCGGGACGGCTCGGTGCGGCCGGCCGCCGGGGTCACGGTCACCGGCCTGTCCGACCAGCACACCTGGGTGCGTACGGAGGAAGGGGCGGAGCTGGAGGTGGGCGACTGGGTCGGCATGGGCCTCTCGCACCCCTGCACCAGCTTCGACAAGTGGCAGCTGATCCCGCGGGTCGAGGCGGACGGCACGGTCACCGACTACATCCGGACGTTCTTCTAG
- a CDS encoding sugar kinase: MSGPAAGTVSAAATTDVVCLGESMVTFLPSQPGRLADVPSFGRGIGGAESNVACALAAAGHRAAWVGRVGADGFGDHLVETIASYGVDTSAVRRDPARPTGIYFRTAADRGTATHEVAYYRAGSAASAMSPENVPRDDLFAGRVLHLSGITAALSADCLALLREATAPRAGRPLVSFDVNHRPRLWHGSDADASVLLELARRADLVFVGEDEAEEAWGIVGAEAIRAALPEPSAVVVKRGSRGATVFSGARSSRTGGAGGGDTVTRVPGLHVDVVAAVGAGDAFAAGFLSATLRGLPVRDRGRHGHLMAAAVLTVPGDLTAPPARDHADRLVALDDDAWGRLRLAPGWTSAGRAPEEVRTP, from the coding sequence GTGTCCGGACCCGCAGCAGGGACGGTCTCAGCCGCCGCGACCACCGACGTCGTCTGTCTCGGTGAGTCCATGGTGACGTTCCTGCCCTCGCAGCCCGGCCGCCTCGCCGACGTGCCCTCCTTCGGGCGCGGGATCGGCGGGGCCGAGTCCAACGTGGCCTGCGCCCTGGCCGCCGCCGGGCACCGGGCGGCCTGGGTCGGCCGGGTCGGCGCGGACGGCTTCGGCGACCACCTCGTCGAGACCATCGCGTCCTACGGGGTCGACACCTCGGCCGTCCGCCGCGATCCGGCCCGCCCGACCGGGATCTACTTCCGCACGGCCGCCGACCGGGGCACCGCCACGCACGAGGTCGCCTACTACCGGGCGGGGTCGGCGGCGTCCGCGATGTCCCCGGAGAACGTTCCGCGCGACGACCTCTTCGCGGGCCGCGTCCTGCACCTGTCCGGGATCACGGCCGCGCTGTCGGCCGACTGCCTCGCCCTGCTGCGGGAGGCGACGGCTCCGCGCGCCGGCCGGCCGCTGGTGTCGTTCGACGTGAACCACCGGCCGAGGCTGTGGCACGGGTCCGACGCGGACGCCTCCGTACTGCTGGAGCTGGCCCGCCGGGCCGACCTGGTCTTCGTCGGAGAGGACGAGGCGGAGGAGGCGTGGGGGATCGTGGGCGCGGAGGCGATCCGGGCGGCGCTGCCGGAGCCTTCCGCGGTGGTCGTGAAGCGGGGGAGCAGAGGCGCGACGGTGTTCTCGGGAGCCCGCTCCTCCCGCACCGGAGGGGCTGGAGGCGGCGACACCGTCACCCGTGTCCCCGGCCTCCACGTCGACGTCGTCGCCGCCGTCGGGGCCGGGGACGCGTTCGCCGCCGGGTTCCTCTCCGCCACCCTGCGCGGACTGCCCGTCCGGGACCGGGGCCGGCACGGGCACCTCATGGCCGCCGCCGTCCTCACCGTCCCCGGCGACCTCACCGCACCGCCCGCCCGCGACCACGCCGACCGCCTCGTCGCCCTCGACGACGACGCCTGGGGGAGACTTCGTCTCGCCCCCGGCTGGACCTCGGCCGGCCGGGCCCCCGAGGAGGTACGTACACCATGA
- a CDS encoding IclR family transcriptional regulator — MSQTVDRALSILPLLARGPADLGQVAERLGVHKSTALRLLRTLHEHGLVYRQEDQRYRLGARLFALAQEAVENLDVREIAHSHLVALNDRCGHTVHLAVYEEQEVLYIDKVESRYPVRMYSRIGKPVAITVAAVAKLLLADLPEPERRAIAEKLDYPLYTSRSTPDAAAFLKELAVVREQGWATDLGGHEESINCIGAPIRGADGRVVAAMSVSAPNVVVTAEELLTLLPLVRRTAETISREYSGTTRPKKV; from the coding sequence ATGAGCCAGACCGTCGACCGGGCGCTGAGCATCCTGCCGCTGCTCGCCCGGGGACCCGCCGACCTCGGCCAGGTCGCCGAGCGGCTCGGCGTCCACAAGTCCACGGCGCTGCGCCTGCTGCGTACGCTCCACGAGCACGGCCTCGTCTACCGCCAGGAGGACCAGCGCTACCGCCTCGGCGCCCGGCTGTTCGCCCTCGCGCAGGAGGCCGTCGAGAACCTGGACGTACGCGAGATCGCCCACTCCCACCTGGTCGCGCTGAACGACCGGTGCGGGCACACCGTCCACCTCGCCGTGTACGAGGAACAGGAAGTCCTCTACATCGACAAGGTCGAGAGCCGCTACCCGGTCCGGATGTACTCCCGGATCGGCAAGCCCGTGGCGATCACCGTCGCCGCCGTCGCCAAGCTGCTGCTGGCCGACCTCCCCGAGCCCGAGCGGCGCGCCATCGCCGAGAAGCTCGACTACCCCCTGTACACGTCCCGTTCGACGCCCGACGCGGCCGCGTTCCTCAAGGAGCTGGCCGTCGTCCGCGAACAGGGCTGGGCCACCGACCTCGGCGGCCACGAGGAGTCCATCAACTGCATCGGCGCCCCCATCCGCGGCGCGGACGGGCGGGTCGTCGCGGCCATGTCCGTGTCCGCACCGAACGTGGTCGTCACGGCCGAGGAACTCCTCACCCTGCTCCCGCTGGTCCGGCGCACGGCCGAGACCATCAGCCGGGAGTACTCCGGTACCACCCGACCCAAGAAAGTCTGA
- a CDS encoding RidA family protein: MTEKTALTPSTHTTPPAKFSHGVRKGNILQVAGQVGFLPAVEGQAPTPAGPTLREQTLQTFANVKAILEEGGASWDDVMMMRVYLTDVDHFAEMNEIYNAYFAEQNLKEAPSARTTVYVGLPAGLLIEIDALAVLS; encoded by the coding sequence ATGACCGAGAAGACCGCCCTCACCCCCTCCACCCACACCACGCCGCCGGCGAAGTTCTCGCACGGCGTGAGGAAGGGGAACATCCTCCAGGTCGCCGGCCAGGTCGGCTTCCTCCCCGCCGTGGAGGGCCAGGCCCCCACCCCGGCCGGCCCCACCCTGCGCGAGCAGACCCTCCAGACCTTCGCCAACGTCAAGGCGATCCTGGAGGAGGGCGGCGCGAGCTGGGACGACGTGATGATGATGCGCGTCTACCTGACCGACGTGGACCACTTCGCGGAGATGAACGAGATCTACAACGCCTACTTCGCCGAGCAGAACCTGAAGGAGGCCCCCTCGGCCCGCACGACGGTCTACGTCGGTCTTCCCGCGGGCCTGCTCATCGAGATCGACGCGCTCGCGGTCCTGAGCTGA
- a CDS encoding Nramp family divalent metal transporter, translated as MAETSATTGTGEPASRPRRSSWRYIGPGIVVAATGVGAGDLVATLIAGSTFGYTLMWAAVIGCVVKISLAEAAGRWHLATGRTLFDGWRSLGPWTTVYFAVYVVVWGFIYGATAMSSSALPIVALFPDGPGLKFWAIVTGLIGLVFVWFNRYAVFEKVMTVLIGIMFVVVVYVALRVVPDVGASFAGLLPVLPDGSLLYTLGLIGGVGGTITMAAYGYWVNAKGWSDSSWMKVMRLDNRVAYITTGIFVVAMLIVGAELLHASQTALTSGDRGLIDLGTVLEDRFGAGTARLFLVGFFATSFSSLIGVWHGVSLMFADFVERFRAPAAETGEKAGPTVADRQQRSMPFRAYLLWLTFPPMTLLWLDEPFGLVIAYGVLGAFFMPFLALTLLWLLNSSRTPGEWRNGWVSNGMLALSGLLFVVLCVQQVRELPW; from the coding sequence ATGGCGGAGACAAGCGCAACCACAGGGACAGGGGAGCCGGCCTCCCGACCGCGCAGGTCCAGTTGGAGGTACATCGGTCCCGGCATCGTCGTCGCGGCGACCGGGGTCGGGGCCGGCGACCTCGTCGCCACGCTGATCGCGGGCAGCACATTCGGCTACACCCTGATGTGGGCGGCGGTGATCGGCTGCGTCGTCAAGATCTCGCTCGCCGAGGCGGCCGGGCGCTGGCACCTGGCGACCGGCCGTACGCTCTTCGACGGGTGGCGCAGCCTGGGCCCCTGGACCACCGTGTACTTCGCGGTCTACGTCGTCGTCTGGGGCTTCATCTACGGGGCGACGGCCATGTCCTCCAGCGCCCTGCCCATCGTCGCGCTCTTCCCCGACGGGCCGGGTCTGAAGTTCTGGGCGATCGTGACCGGCCTGATCGGGCTGGTCTTCGTCTGGTTCAACCGGTACGCCGTCTTCGAGAAGGTCATGACGGTCCTGATCGGCATCATGTTCGTGGTGGTCGTGTACGTGGCCCTCCGCGTCGTGCCGGACGTCGGGGCCTCGTTCGCCGGGCTGCTGCCCGTGCTCCCGGACGGCTCGCTCCTCTACACGCTCGGCCTGATCGGCGGCGTCGGCGGCACGATCACCATGGCCGCGTACGGGTACTGGGTCAACGCCAAGGGGTGGAGCGACTCCTCCTGGATGAAGGTGATGCGGCTCGACAACCGGGTCGCCTACATCACCACCGGGATCTTCGTCGTGGCGATGCTCATCGTCGGCGCCGAACTGCTGCACGCCTCGCAGACCGCTCTCACCTCCGGCGACCGGGGGCTGATCGACCTGGGCACGGTGCTGGAGGACCGTTTCGGCGCGGGTACCGCCAGGCTGTTCCTGGTCGGCTTCTTCGCCACCTCGTTCTCGTCGCTGATCGGCGTCTGGCACGGGGTGAGCCTGATGTTCGCCGACTTCGTGGAACGGTTCCGGGCGCCCGCGGCCGAGACCGGGGAGAAGGCCGGCCCCACCGTCGCCGACCGGCAGCAGCGCTCGATGCCCTTCCGCGCCTACCTGCTGTGGCTGACCTTCCCGCCCATGACCCTGCTCTGGCTGGACGAACCCTTCGGCCTCGTCATCGCGTACGGGGTGCTCGGCGCGTTCTTCATGCCGTTCCTCGCCCTGACCCTGCTCTGGCTGCTCAACTCCTCCCGTACGCCCGGTGAGTGGCGCAACGGGTGGGTCAGCAACGGAATGCTCGCCCTGTCCGGCCTGCTGTTCGTCGTGCTGTGCGTCCAGCAGGTGCGTGAACTGCCCTGGTGA